DNA sequence from the Cataglyphis hispanica isolate Lineage 1 chromosome 12, ULB_Chis1_1.0, whole genome shotgun sequence genome:
ataatttttattaaatttacgttaaattaaagcaaaatctacgtttcatattaatttactttggtcattttttttatacattaggCTAGTAGTAGtaattttcatttagtttTCAGAATAGAATGTTTGTTCCATTGTCGCAATTGATtaagaaattgattaatatttatgctttctTATTTTGCAAgtctgtatttttatttgattattgtgttttaatctaattatagattaatttagagaaagataaacaattttttgagaaaaagtcataaaaaatataatattgaaccATAAAGCATGtttctacatatatgtaaaatattaatataacataattttttatatcttatagatagaaacttttattaatatagaacacaagataaaaaataaaaggttaaattgtatttcttaatatacaaTTGAATTGCATAATATGAAGCTAACAGaatttatgatgaaaaaaaaattgtgctcgTCAATTTGAAGTaatttttgagagaaaatagattacactcttaatgaaattatatataatttattattttaaatatactacaataaatctctattaataaaaatctctattaataaaaattagtattataaaattaattattcaaaatatcttttaatatctaCAAATGTACTTGAAACATCTATAAGTCTTATTTATACTTGTTTTATTGTTATCAATATTCTGAATAGCATCTCttaattgtttttctattcacaatttttttgctcaatatttttcatttacttttgatattttattggcATTGTGTTTATtcctatttataatttatattacaattatttgggaatatataatttaatttggatcaaaatttattattaaaaattattaaatattttatatgcattatttatttggaaataaataattaaaaaagaaagacttattctttcttaaaattgttttatctgttcttattaaaattagctcaacttttctatttttaaataataaataaatcattttaaatattgttaccagacataaatcacatttttttaaattaataatgtatataatatatatagatttgatttaatgataaatcgataaatataatacacaatatttacaaataatattttaatttttttatttattatttgaaaatattttacactttgtttagtttttatatgcaaatatgtgtataaactTGACAATattgatgaatattattaattaacctaactaaacattataatattctgttGCTATAGGTATTTAGACATTAattcaaagataatattattaattttcatttattatcttttagaaATGTCTGAATCAGATCTTTTGGCAAGCGACCATATTGATGGTCTTGATGGTCTTGAAAATGGTCAAGATGGAGATACTATCATGCAATGTGATGGTGTTAAGCGAGAATTAAGTGAAGCAAATATTGATGATCCTGTAAgtaatcattatcattatattagggGATaacaataatcataataaaatttttcttgtataaaaattatttaacttatgaaatattgtttataacttgaaattatttataactaggAATTAGAGGCAATAAAAGCACGAGTAAGAGAAATGGAAGAAGAAGcagagaaattaaaacaacTCCAATCTGAGGTGGATAAACAAATGAATATGGGTAGTCCACCTGGTAGTAAGTttacaaatttgtatttttctataaagtatatataaggaCATTGCATATTATCATATACTTTACTTCAGATTCaagttctttttttgaattttcattttaattgagataaaatgtatatgacaatttctttatatttttttacaataagattttatactCTCTTGAATATTGTTCTGTTATcacaatcaaatatattaacactcaaattatataattttaatctttggaATGGCATAAGCCAGAATTAAACTGTTCAGACGACAATTTTATCACTAAactaaatctaattttttataactattcattttttaattatatttggtaataacattattttcctatctcatatttaattttagcaaGTCCATTAAATATGTCATTGGAAGAAAAAGTGGAAGTTGACAATCGATCCATTTATGTTGGCAATGTaagttaaatgtaataatgtaatttacttATGCTTCTTAAAAAGTCTGcaacataatatacatattaaatatattatttttatattcttaatttctatacacacacacatacatatatatatatgtatgtatgtatgtatgtatgtatgtatacacagGTTGATTATGGAGCTACAGCAGAAGAGTTAGAGCAACATTTTCATGGTTGTGGCAGTGTCAACAGAGTgacaattttatgtaataaatttgatggTCATCCCAAAGGTTTTGCTTACATTGAATTTGCTGAACGCGATTCTGTACAAACTGCAATGGCCATGGATGAATCTATGTTTAGAGGTCGTCAAATTAAAGTAATGCCTAAAAGAACAAATAAGCCTGGTTTCTCTATGACAAATaggtaatattttcttttatataatatatattatgtataattataagataatatacaaattttataaattataaaaggaaaaatatgaagtataatcttatttataaaaaagttatatatttgtttaaattttttctatggaatgatatatatctatcttattGTCTGAATATTTATCAGGGGTCCCAGGGGTGCAAGAGGCTATCGAGGTATGACTAGAGGAATTATTCGTGGTAGTGCATATTATGGATATAGACCTACAAGGCGGCCTAGGTAGTAattttgattcattttttttttaatgaatacattagcaatttttataatatatctttattttttataaaatctacttTGTTTTCTTatgtaaattctattattttataatctttttttcttataggaGTTACAGACGTGGTTATTATATGCCATATTGACCATTTTAAAGTGGCAACCTTATTCTACAAGAGAGTGTCAAAAggtaagttttattttaaccttatatatatatatatatatatatatatatatatatatgtatgtatgatgtatgtatgtatatatatatatatatatatatatatatatatatattatatcataattcttTATTGTTCAAAGAAAGGATTTtagtatgaaaaaataaaataaaaattgtgttatatattttgtactgATTAATTGTagctaaaatattgtataacttctcaaaaacaaaaaaaaataaaatattaaataaaaagaatataaaaaacaaaaagaataacaaagaatatattaacaaagaatatattaacaaaaaaatatttaaaaaacatttctttgaACAATTTCTTAACTTTgtacattttgttataattcaaGGAAGGACCAGACATACTTgaattgtgataattttttttttaattgtaataatactaataaattatcaacattattccaatataaacaaataaaaatacttaaaatacattgaaaaatataattttctggtCATTCCTTAATGCAATATAgacagcaaaattattattaaatactaattattaCTTGACTCTTAATACATTAACCTGATGTATCTATATGATCAAGCTCAATAATttgtatgtgtaataaaacaaagaatCATGAAAAAGTTATCAACAATTATCcatttgttttattcattaaaaataattgcatcgaTATCTAGATACATTAGTACATTGACACTTACATTAGTATATTGACACTTGGCCATGATGAAAATCTATGTTATTGaagaatattacaatacatacaaaattgtgaaataatattttgcactaatataatattttatttcactctatttctctatatattgcatatgtactgcagttttttaattaagaaaaaaaaaattaccacatttttttactatttccaattaaacatttttattaaatattatttatatgtttaatactCTCTCTATCTTTGGGGGTTGAGACTATGGCCTTGTGAGatgtaatattgcaaattgtaAGTTTTTGTGGAAAATTGCCTAACAATTCACACGAAAAacttacaaacatatatatcatcatgCATTTCAATGAAAAACGGCTAAGATATTTAAGTAAATTCTTATGATATGtccacagaaaaaaaaactgatacgatggaaaaaaaagagtgaaagaaaaacatcatgtcaaaagaaaaaaaagattggacAAAGATGGGcacaattattcatatatttgatttaataatcatcATACAAAAATACAGATGTAGAACAGCGATCATTCACTATTGtagttcaattaatttttgttaaagctTCAATATATTACTACATTAATGAATAATCTAATGAActgaattcaattttttgtatctgcctttgaaaacatttcttcagaatttcttatttcgctttgcttaatttatatatacttcaaattattatattttataatatttaacaagaaaatacgtatattttatattaataaaatttattaataaaataaaattatattttaatattaaatattaaataataataaataattaaaatgttcaaattttctgttcatgttatatatattaatggaacttttaattattaactacactttacacacacatatacatgtaaaaatatatatcatatggatgtgtatatgtatatatatatatatacacacacatacacacaggtTGTTCCAGAATTAGCGCACTATCTGATAATGGTAGATTTTTAAGATcatttggaaataatttttctttagcgAAAATGTCGAGAGATCATcatttttagcaatttttcCATCACACATTTGTAACtaagctttaaattaaaattctctatctttctattaaaataaactctatctgaaattaattaaaaaatgtaactttaACTCTTTATAAAGTTTAGTTTACAATAAggctttcttttttccttttctttaatCCTTTATAACACGGAAATTATTGAtgtctcgatatttttgctgaggaaaaattatcttaagatGATCTTAAGAATTTATCATTAGATAGTGTGATAACTCTGGAACATCCTgtgcatatgtacatatatgtacatatatatatatatatatatatatatatatatatacacatacatatattcttaaatgataataatactgTTTGTgtgaatcatatattatatgaatataattattgacagcatattattctttaagaaTATGTaccaattttgaaaaattttgtgtataCACTCAAAAACACGAAAACTAAGTAAGCAccttaataactttaatataaaataactgataacaaatttatatgcaaaagcATGTTTGTATTTTAGTGTgatctcattttttataacataagaGGT
Encoded proteins:
- the LOC126853379 gene encoding polyadenylate-binding protein 2-like, whose protein sequence is MSESDLLASDHIDGLDGLENGQDGDTIMQCDGVKRELSEANIDDPELEAIKARVREMEEEAEKLKQLQSEVDKQMNMGSPPGTSPLNMSLEEKVEVDNRSIYVGNVDYGATAEELEQHFHGCGSVNRVTILCNKFDGHPKGFAYIEFAERDSVQTAMAMDESMFRGRQIKVMPKRTNKPGFSMTNRGPRGARGYRGMTRGIIRGSAYYGYRPTRRPRSYRRGYYMPY